From the Bacillus tuaregi genome, one window contains:
- the murJ gene encoding murein biosynthesis integral membrane protein MurJ, whose amino-acid sequence MSGLKKTAIWITLLALVLKLSGFLRESIIARQFGANEYTDGYLLAFSFITLVIAMISGGFNNVFLPMYVKNRKERQAETERNANGIMNTTVLIFFILTIVGYFFVPRFVPFIYGAMTVETEKIAVEITQFFFLFLTAIALNGILDSYLQARRVFVPSQISKLLATLMGAVFALLFSDQWGIHSLAYGFIAGTLMGTALQLYYLHKSKFHWSPTLKVEREFGSAFIVLLIPSLLNSVVGQVNMFVNKMFASGTIEGAVTYLNNASLLVSVPHAIYGTTIAAIIFTLLSEQVEQPKKFQNTFFMGMQVSLVTLMPIAVGLALVGEPAISFVYERGAFTEKDTHNTYLAMLYYVPMIVTQGLQYIVSKSMYAKGKTSTVFRISVTTILLNVLLNWMFVEPFGYAGLALTSSVVSVYFLTVSTIVVYKDFEKGEARKLVTLIMKVIIPTAVMAIPLWLINALTPIADWHAMIQLAILIPLGVGLYAVGLYIFYREAFQQLLQTVRRRK is encoded by the coding sequence ATGTCAGGATTGAAGAAGACGGCTATTTGGATTACGTTGCTGGCTTTGGTATTGAAGCTTTCGGGCTTTTTGCGTGAGAGTATTATCGCCAGACAGTTTGGGGCAAATGAGTATACGGACGGTTACTTGCTTGCCTTTTCTTTTATTACTTTAGTGATTGCCATGATTTCTGGCGGCTTTAACAATGTTTTCCTCCCAATGTATGTGAAAAACCGGAAGGAACGGCAAGCAGAAACGGAAAGAAATGCAAATGGCATCATGAATACAACCGTCTTGATCTTTTTTATCTTGACGATTGTGGGATATTTTTTCGTTCCTAGGTTTGTTCCATTCATTTATGGAGCGATGACGGTGGAAACAGAGAAAATCGCTGTTGAAATCACACAGTTTTTCTTTTTATTTTTAACAGCGATTGCCTTGAACGGAATTTTAGACTCCTATTTACAGGCAAGGAGAGTGTTTGTCCCCTCGCAAATCTCAAAGCTACTTGCGACCTTGATGGGGGCTGTGTTTGCCCTGCTTTTTTCCGACCAATGGGGAATTCATAGTTTAGCCTACGGATTTATTGCTGGTACTTTAATGGGAACTGCTCTTCAGCTCTACTATTTGCATAAAAGTAAATTCCACTGGAGCCCCACTTTAAAGGTGGAACGGGAATTTGGCTCTGCATTTATCGTGTTATTGATCCCTTCCCTGTTAAACTCGGTTGTCGGTCAGGTCAATATGTTCGTCAATAAAATGTTTGCCTCCGGTACAATCGAAGGGGCCGTTACTTATTTAAATAACGCCTCCCTATTAGTCAGTGTCCCGCATGCGATTTATGGGACAACAATTGCGGCCATTATTTTTACCTTATTGTCCGAACAGGTGGAGCAGCCAAAAAAGTTTCAGAACACCTTCTTTATGGGGATGCAGGTTTCGCTTGTAACCTTAATGCCCATAGCGGTGGGATTGGCGCTAGTCGGTGAGCCTGCGATTTCCTTTGTGTATGAGCGCGGAGCTTTTACAGAAAAAGACACTCATAATACCTATTTAGCCATGCTCTATTATGTACCGATGATTGTGACGCAGGGGCTGCAATACATCGTTTCGAAATCCATGTATGCTAAAGGCAAAACCTCCACCGTCTTTCGCATCAGCGTTACCACCATTCTGCTGAATGTTCTATTGAATTGGATGTTTGTCGAGCCGTTTGGATATGCAGGACTGGCTTTAACGAGCTCCGTCGTATCGGTGTATTTCCTAACCGTGTCAACCATTGTCGTTTATAAAGATTTTGAAAAAGGAGAAGCTAGAAAGCTGGTGACTCTCATCATGAAGGTCATCATCCCAACTGCCGTTATGGCGATTCCATTATGGTTAATCAATGCGTTAACTCCAATAGCTGATTGGCATGCCATGATACAATTGGCCATTCTGATTCCACTTGGAGTAGGACTATATGCAGTGGGATTATATATCTTCTATCGCGAAGCCTTTCAACAATTACTTCAAACCGTAAGAAGGAGAAAATAA
- a CDS encoding glycosyltransferase family 4 protein, which yields MKILMATAYEYPHIGGLSTHVTTLKAGLEARGHEVDVLSFSNIQPVVRKLYAQGPSFVMNKMKKGRGILWTHRVRQNALKSLMLKNKHKNYDIVHAQDPFSTLAAVEAGLPVVSTVHGYATFESISKGSMVEGSPEAGKFQEIEIKAYKSTRKIVTVDQRLRDYVKNVSGVEGLAIRNFIDIHSFKPDKDRKNELRKAYGVSIDEQVLFVPRRLVQKNGVIYPALALPAVLKTHPNTRLIYAGNGNQMSEIKRIVEENGLESNVTLLGDVPHEKVKDYFALADVVIVPSVHSAGVEEATSISALEAMGSGTPLIACAVGGLKEIVNPGVDGLLIEEKNVEQMSDAIIELLDHPDEGAQMAQKARLKIEQQYSHLTAAEKYEEVYLAALK from the coding sequence ATGAAAATTTTGATGGCCACGGCGTATGAATATCCGCATATAGGCGGTTTATCGACCCATGTGACGACATTGAAGGCTGGTTTAGAAGCTAGAGGACATGAAGTCGATGTGCTTTCTTTTTCCAATATTCAGCCGGTTGTCAGGAAGCTTTACGCTCAGGGCCCAAGCTTTGTGATGAACAAAATGAAAAAGGGTCGCGGTATTTTATGGACCCATCGTGTTCGGCAAAATGCCTTAAAGTCGTTAATGTTAAAAAATAAACATAAAAATTATGATATCGTTCATGCTCAGGATCCTTTTTCCACACTGGCCGCTGTTGAAGCCGGGCTTCCGGTTGTTTCGACCGTTCATGGCTATGCGACATTTGAATCGATTAGTAAAGGCTCGATGGTTGAAGGTAGTCCTGAAGCTGGAAAATTCCAGGAAATCGAAATTAAAGCCTACAAGAGTACGCGAAAAATTGTCACCGTTGATCAACGGCTTCGCGATTATGTGAAGAATGTTTCAGGTGTTGAGGGGCTTGCGATTCGAAATTTCATCGACATTCATAGCTTCAAACCAGATAAAGACCGGAAAAATGAGCTACGGAAGGCGTATGGAGTTTCCATTGATGAACAGGTTTTATTTGTTCCGAGAAGATTGGTGCAGAAAAACGGGGTTATCTATCCTGCTCTAGCGCTGCCGGCAGTGTTGAAAACACATCCGAACACCCGCTTAATCTATGCGGGCAACGGCAATCAAATGTCGGAAATCAAACGAATTGTCGAGGAAAATGGACTTGAGTCCAATGTTACCTTACTTGGGGACGTGCCGCATGAAAAAGTGAAGGATTACTTCGCATTAGCTGACGTCGTGATTGTGCCAAGTGTACATTCTGCCGGTGTTGAGGAAGCAACCTCCATTTCGGCACTCGAAGCGATGGGCTCAGGCACTCCGCTTATAGCCTGCGCAGTCGGTGGTCTGAAGGAAATTGTCAACCCGGGTGTCGACGGACTGCTAATCGAGGAGAAAAACGTGGAGCAGATGTCGGATGCCATTATAGAACTGCTCGACCATCCGGACGAGGGCGCCCAAATGGCGCAAAAAGCCAGATTAAAAATCGAACAACAATACTCCCACCTAACCGCCGCAGAAAAATACGAAGAAGTCTATCTAGCAGCACTAAAATAA
- the csaB gene encoding polysaccharide pyruvyl transferase CsaB yields MKFVISGFYGLGNTGDEAILEAIIYNLRDQLPNPDITVFSLSPEKTAKEHQVKSVYRGWKQQLKEKVQALRSADLLISGGGGLLQDTYPTRFLFGPLPYYLLIVFLAKVCGTKVMFFSQGIGPVTSTWGKVLMKVFANMADFVTVRDQYSKDLLEQLGVHRPEVIVTSDIVFAFQPKKDTACMDSLQLQNRDSLVAVSVRPWFDQVKQFEQVAKILDSLIEERGVTPVFVPMEGHHDAKASKQVLKHMKYSKHCHILGTDFTPNQYVNFIGECQLTIGMRLHALIFSTIMGVPHIGLSYDKKVESLLKRNEMWQFSAVLEEIDVEELTEHALHLLNERQRYSEIVSKNASELKQEALRNVELLKDRFL; encoded by the coding sequence TTGAAATTTGTTATCTCCGGTTTTTATGGGCTTGGCAATACGGGAGACGAAGCGATTTTGGAAGCGATTATTTACAATTTACGCGACCAGCTTCCGAACCCAGATATTACGGTCTTTTCTTTATCTCCGGAAAAAACCGCGAAAGAGCACCAGGTGAAGAGTGTCTACAGAGGATGGAAACAACAGCTGAAGGAAAAGGTACAAGCCTTACGAAGCGCGGATTTATTGATTAGTGGCGGCGGTGGCTTGCTGCAGGATACCTATCCGACTCGTTTTCTCTTCGGTCCCCTTCCTTATTATTTATTAATCGTCTTCCTGGCAAAGGTGTGCGGGACAAAGGTGATGTTTTTCTCGCAGGGAATCGGTCCGGTCACTTCCACTTGGGGGAAGGTCCTTATGAAGGTGTTTGCCAACATGGCCGATTTTGTCACGGTCCGCGATCAATATTCGAAGGACCTGCTAGAGCAGCTCGGTGTTCACAGGCCTGAGGTGATTGTGACCTCTGATATCGTGTTTGCTTTTCAGCCGAAAAAGGATACCGCCTGCATGGACAGTCTCCAACTGCAAAACCGAGATTCTCTTGTTGCTGTGTCCGTTCGTCCTTGGTTTGACCAGGTAAAACAATTCGAACAGGTCGCAAAGATTCTCGATTCACTTATCGAGGAACGTGGGGTCACCCCCGTTTTTGTTCCTATGGAGGGTCACCATGACGCGAAGGCGAGCAAACAGGTATTGAAGCATATGAAATATAGCAAACACTGCCACATCCTTGGCACTGATTTTACACCAAACCAATATGTGAATTTCATTGGGGAATGCCAGCTCACAATTGGTATGCGTCTGCATGCATTAATTTTTTCAACGATAATGGGTGTGCCCCATATTGGACTCAGCTATGATAAAAAGGTAGAAAGCCTGTTAAAACGGAACGAAATGTGGCAGTTTTCAGCCGTTCTTGAGGAAATAGACGTTGAAGAGCTTACGGAGCATGCCTTGCATTTGCTGAACGAACGGCAAAGGTACAGTGAAATCGTCAGCAAAAATGCCTCTGAATTGAAGCAGGAGGCACTTCGAAATGTCGAGCTTTTAAAGGATAGATTTTTATAG
- a CDS encoding glycosyltransferase family 4 protein: MKQKKILVITNMYPTSKYKSFGIFVKNQVDALKKRDLSIDVVAVTNPRSGKANVAKKYSAWLLHTIFRLLTKGKTYDVVHAHYVFPSGFLGLLFKKLCGTRLIVTAHGGDIDKMAKKSRRLHNLTRTILQNADHVIAVGQDLYQQITTDFQVKPHKLSIINMGVNRQIFRPQEKAAARESCGLPRDQKVALFVGNLLEQKGLMELVDSMNQIKASHESILLYIIGAEKDPGFKRRLDEKIAANDLQSYITFLGTKEQSEIATWMSAADCLVLPSHIEGFGLVALEAMACGTPVIGTNVGGLKTLLQDGAGVMIPVKNPEELAKAMRHVLSSEEMRTNLIKNGFKKAEENDQERMLNQVIEVYFPTGG; the protein is encoded by the coding sequence ATGAAACAGAAGAAAATTCTCGTTATAACCAATATGTATCCTACTAGTAAATATAAAAGTTTTGGTATTTTTGTTAAGAATCAAGTCGATGCTTTAAAAAAGAGGGATTTGTCCATAGATGTAGTGGCTGTCACGAATCCAAGGAGTGGGAAGGCCAATGTCGCGAAGAAGTATTCCGCTTGGCTGCTTCACACGATATTCAGGCTTTTAACGAAGGGGAAAACCTATGATGTGGTTCATGCCCATTATGTCTTTCCAAGCGGATTTTTAGGACTGCTTTTTAAAAAGCTATGTGGAACCCGATTGATTGTCACGGCACACGGTGGGGACATCGATAAAATGGCGAAGAAAAGCAGGCGGCTTCATAACCTGACAAGAACGATTTTACAAAACGCCGACCATGTCATTGCCGTTGGGCAAGACCTATACCAGCAAATCACAACGGACTTTCAGGTCAAGCCGCATAAGCTGTCCATCATTAACATGGGGGTTAATCGGCAGATTTTTCGACCGCAGGAAAAGGCAGCAGCTAGAGAGTCATGTGGGCTGCCCCGTGATCAAAAGGTCGCCCTTTTTGTCGGCAATCTTCTCGAACAGAAGGGTCTCATGGAGCTGGTTGACAGCATGAATCAAATAAAAGCATCGCATGAATCGATACTTCTTTATATCATTGGTGCAGAAAAGGACCCGGGCTTCAAGCGAAGGCTTGATGAGAAAATAGCCGCAAACGACCTGCAATCCTACATTACCTTTCTAGGAACGAAGGAACAATCAGAAATCGCCACATGGATGAGCGCTGCGGATTGTCTTGTCTTACCTTCCCATATTGAAGGCTTTGGTCTTGTTGCATTGGAGGCGATGGCCTGCGGTACACCGGTTATCGGCACAAATGTCGGCGGCCTCAAAACCTTATTACAAGATGGGGCAGGGGTCATGATTCCGGTAAAAAATCCCGAGGAACTGGCGAAAGCGATGAGACATGTATTATCATCAGAAGAAATGCGTACAAACTTAATAAAAAATGGATTTAAAAAAGCAGAGGAAAACGACCAAGAACGGATGCTTAATCAGGTAATAGAAGTCTATTTTCCTACTGGAGGGTAG
- the pssD gene encoding PssD/Cps14F family polysaccharide biosynthesis glycosyltransferase, protein MKDQQNKRKKVLFISSLGGHLTQLLQLKPLFDEYDYHIITEKSIITEDLSKQYRMSFLVYGARNYLFRYVFKITYNIFKSLYYFLREKPDVIVTTGAHTAVPMCYIAKIFGKKVVFIESFAKTSTPTISGKLVYPIADLFIVQWKEMKKHYPKAVYGGSIY, encoded by the coding sequence ATGAAAGACCAACAGAACAAACGAAAAAAAGTATTATTCATCTCATCTTTAGGTGGGCACTTAACGCAGCTGCTGCAGTTAAAGCCTCTTTTTGACGAGTATGATTATCATATTATTACGGAAAAATCGATCATCACAGAGGATTTGAGCAAGCAATACCGTATGTCCTTTTTAGTGTATGGGGCGAGGAATTACTTGTTTCGGTATGTTTTTAAAATCACCTATAACATCTTTAAATCACTATATTATTTCTTGCGGGAAAAGCCGGATGTGATTGTGACCACAGGTGCCCATACAGCTGTGCCAATGTGTTACATCGCGAAAATCTTTGGTAAAAAGGTTGTTTTTATCGAGAGCTTTGCCAAAACCTCGACCCCGACGATATCCGGGAAGCTTGTATATCCAATTGCTGATTTATTCATCGTCCAGTGGAAGGAAATGAAGAAGCACTATCCTAAGGCAGTATATGGAGGGTCAATCTATTGA
- the pssE gene encoding PssE/Cps14G family polysaccharide biosynthesis glycosyltransferase gives MIFVVLGTFELPFDRLLKEMDEQISAGNIKEEVLVQAGHTKYRSNQMEFIEFTTYEHMAELYRKASFIITHGGTGSITMGMKMGKKMIAVPRLVKYGEHNDNHQIEIVRQFRQTGHILSWDDGMEMSEVLKEIETFQPAPFKSGNKDILNILRDFINGV, from the coding sequence TTGATATTCGTAGTATTAGGGACATTCGAGCTTCCTTTTGACCGGCTGCTGAAGGAAATGGACGAGCAAATTTCAGCAGGAAACATAAAGGAAGAGGTTTTAGTTCAGGCAGGCCATACGAAATACCGCTCAAATCAGATGGAATTTATAGAGTTCACGACATATGAACATATGGCGGAACTCTATCGAAAAGCAAGCTTTATCATTACACATGGTGGAACCGGCTCGATTACGATGGGGATGAAGATGGGGAAAAAAATGATTGCAGTCCCTCGTCTGGTGAAGTACGGTGAGCATAATGATAATCACCAGATTGAGATTGTCAGGCAGTTCCGCCAAACCGGCCATATTCTTTCCTGGGATGATGGGATGGAGATGAGTGAAGTCTTGAAGGAAATTGAAACCTTCCAGCCCGCACCATTTAAAAGCGGAAACAAAGATATTCTCAACATCCTCCGCGATTTCATTAACGGAGTTTAA
- a CDS encoding LCP family glycopolymer transferase, with translation METRTNRKKKKTSKKKKWKRVVLLTFFALFILSGLFVYNIYGDVASAVDKMTTSLDREKSDKREEIVEFDEKDPVSILLVGVDEREDDAGRTDSMLVLTVNPELNSTKILSIPRDTRAELTDKKNSKRDRIDKMNHAYAYGGIEMTMDSIEHFLNIPLDYYVKVNMQGFEDIVDAVGGIDVYNEYAFELDGTYLSKGEHHLDGEEALQYARMRKEDPAGDVGRQERQREVISKVIKKGASLSTLTNYDEVLEALSDNIETNLTLQEIISMQKDYRAAADNIEKLNIEGADQYIDDIYYYMVEDKTRQLLSDELREHLGLRTEKLSASKARAELNS, from the coding sequence ATGGAGACAAGAACTAATAGAAAAAAGAAGAAAACGTCGAAAAAGAAAAAATGGAAACGCGTAGTCCTGCTTACCTTTTTTGCTTTATTTATTCTCAGCGGATTATTCGTCTATAACATTTACGGCGATGTAGCCAGTGCCGTTGATAAAATGACGACATCACTTGACCGCGAGAAATCGGATAAGCGGGAAGAAATCGTGGAATTTGATGAAAAGGACCCGGTATCGATTCTGTTAGTCGGTGTGGACGAAAGAGAGGATGATGCCGGCAGAACGGACTCGATGTTAGTATTGACCGTTAATCCGGAATTAAACTCCACAAAAATTTTAAGTATTCCGCGTGATACCCGGGCTGAATTGACGGATAAAAAGAATTCGAAGCGTGACCGGATTGACAAGATGAACCACGCCTACGCATACGGCGGTATCGAAATGACAATGGATTCAATCGAGCATTTTTTAAATATCCCGCTTGATTATTACGTAAAAGTGAACATGCAAGGATTTGAAGATATTGTCGATGCCGTTGGTGGAATTGATGTCTACAATGAATATGCATTTGAATTAGATGGGACGTATCTTTCAAAGGGTGAGCATCATTTAGATGGGGAGGAAGCCCTTCAATACGCAAGAATGAGAAAAGAAGATCCGGCCGGTGATGTTGGACGTCAAGAAAGACAGCGTGAAGTAATTTCGAAGGTCATTAAAAAAGGAGCCTCTCTCTCCACTTTAACGAATTATGATGAAGTGCTTGAGGCCTTATCTGATAACATTGAAACCAATCTAACGCTGCAGGAAATCATTAGCATGCAAAAGGATTACAGAGCTGCAGCAGACAATATTGAGAAGCTGAATATTGAAGGCGCAGATCAATATATTGATGATATTTATTACTACATGGTTGAGGATAAAACAAGACAGCTGCTATCAGACGAGCTGCGTGAACACCTAGGACTTAGAACAGAAAAGCTAAGCGCAAGCAAAGCAAGAGCAGAACTAAACAGCTAA
- a CDS encoding C40 family peptidase has translation MKKILISGLLSCSLLFSANIGGNNTAEAATGQAVTDIADDYIGVPYRWGGTTPSGFDCSGFVGYTFKQAGYTLPRTTSDMYNVGESVSKSELKDGDLVFFQTYKSGPSHAGIYIGENQFVHASTSKGVRIDSLSSSYWSSTYYGAKRVLSSEPGWSQANGKWYFYDQDGNKLKGWVEDHSAWYFFDPNGVMQTGWLNWNNATYFLTSSGSMLTGWQQLDGNWFYFNQDGSMAKDTVIEGYTIASNGVMQ, from the coding sequence ATGAAGAAGATATTAATAAGCGGTTTACTTTCATGTTCATTACTCTTCAGTGCAAACATCGGTGGAAATAATACAGCAGAAGCAGCTACAGGACAAGCAGTTACAGATATAGCAGATGATTACATAGGTGTACCATATCGCTGGGGCGGCACAACGCCAAGCGGATTTGATTGCTCAGGCTTTGTTGGATATACCTTTAAACAAGCTGGCTACACATTACCAAGAACCACTTCAGATATGTATAACGTCGGAGAATCCGTTTCTAAAAGTGAATTGAAGGATGGAGATTTAGTATTCTTCCAAACTTATAAATCAGGACCTTCTCACGCTGGAATTTATATAGGTGAAAATCAATTTGTACACGCTTCCACTTCAAAGGGCGTGAGAATTGATTCATTATCAAGCTCCTATTGGAGCAGTACCTATTATGGTGCAAAACGAGTACTTAGCTCAGAGCCGGGCTGGTCACAGGCAAATGGCAAATGGTACTTCTATGATCAAGACGGCAACAAACTAAAAGGCTGGGTAGAGGATCACAGTGCATGGTATTTCTTTGATCCAAATGGAGTGATGCAAACCGGCTGGCTTAATTGGAATAACGCCACATACTTCCTTACTTCAAGCGGTTCGATGTTAACAGGCTGGCAGCAGCTTGATGGCAACTGGTTCTATTTTAACCAGGATGGATCGATGGCAAAGGATACAGTGATTGAAGGCTACACTATCGCAAGCAATGGTGTCATGCAATAA
- a CDS encoding glucosaminidase domain-containing protein — protein MKRNLIYVLVLLSILCLSQPALAQAKTGWSYENNQWYYLKDDHAVKNSWVQDGQAWYYFGSEGAMQTGWLLDKGAWYYLDYSSGAMQTGWVYDGGKWYFLKNNGAMQTGWLYQGGAWYYLNPDGSMLTGWLEQNQQKYYLTASGAMATGQVTIDGASYTFSSSGALVDTAASAGWRDVGGKRQYLKADGSFPVGWLLDNGQWYYLDQSGIAQTGWLYAGDEWYYLQKDGTMAKGWLELGGKWYLLNGSGVMQTGWVSEGGHWFFFHEDGAMQSGWLEDEGKWFYFTKDGYMLTGKHHINGVVYEFSVNGVLNKGSVTTSTTYNLTLQEMLGKQMSVLPKTDKYRNDRAYVHSSFIQLDPLNPLAGTGVITGTVTTSPLNVLDDYNRIVGTLNAGDPVEIIATTGDWYEITFTAWRYAKPEDVAYYINPANFSVDSAEYYQFLLLSKNTGASAAELNQKILAGKGILEGMGQAFVEASVKEKINELYLISHALLETGNGTSQLATGVLVESVDGVPVEPKVVYNMFGIQARDVDPIRLGAEYAYQNGWFTPEAAIIGGAKFIGEKYIHNPTYQQDTLYEMRWNPHKPGTHQYATDIGWAAKQVKNLKKLYDSLSWYTLHFDVPVFK, from the coding sequence GTGAAGCGAAATCTTATTTATGTGTTGGTGCTGTTGAGTATTCTATGTCTTTCTCAACCTGCCCTTGCGCAAGCAAAAACAGGCTGGAGCTATGAAAACAATCAATGGTATTATCTGAAGGATGATCATGCTGTTAAGAACAGCTGGGTTCAGGATGGACAAGCCTGGTATTACTTCGGCAGTGAGGGCGCGATGCAGACCGGCTGGCTGCTGGATAAGGGGGCATGGTATTACCTTGATTATTCCAGTGGTGCGATGCAAACGGGCTGGGTTTATGACGGCGGGAAATGGTACTTCTTGAAAAATAACGGTGCCATGCAGACCGGCTGGCTTTATCAAGGTGGCGCTTGGTACTATTTAAATCCCGATGGCAGCATGCTTACAGGCTGGCTGGAGCAAAATCAGCAAAAATATTATTTAACCGCGAGCGGTGCAATGGCGACTGGGCAGGTAACGATTGATGGAGCCAGCTATACCTTCTCAAGCTCCGGTGCCTTAGTGGATACTGCAGCTTCTGCAGGCTGGCGCGATGTCGGTGGAAAGCGTCAATATCTGAAAGCGGATGGAAGCTTTCCGGTTGGTTGGCTTTTAGATAATGGCCAATGGTATTACTTAGACCAGTCCGGAATCGCTCAAACGGGCTGGCTGTATGCGGGGGACGAATGGTATTATCTGCAGAAAGACGGTACCATGGCCAAGGGCTGGTTAGAGCTTGGGGGTAAATGGTATCTATTGAATGGCTCTGGCGTCATGCAAACTGGCTGGGTGAGTGAAGGCGGCCATTGGTTCTTTTTCCATGAGGACGGTGCGATGCAAAGCGGCTGGCTAGAGGATGAAGGCAAGTGGTTTTATTTTACCAAGGATGGTTATATGTTAACGGGTAAACACCATATTAACGGAGTGGTTTATGAATTCAGCGTAAACGGCGTGTTGAATAAAGGCTCTGTGACGACCAGTACTACATACAATCTGACGCTTCAGGAAATGCTTGGTAAACAAATGTCTGTCCTACCGAAGACAGATAAATATCGTAACGATAGGGCTTATGTGCATTCCTCCTTTATTCAGCTGGATCCATTGAATCCTTTAGCTGGGACAGGTGTGATAACGGGAACGGTGACGACTTCGCCGTTAAATGTCCTGGATGACTATAATCGTATTGTCGGGACGCTGAACGCAGGGGATCCCGTTGAAATCATCGCAACGACCGGTGATTGGTACGAAATTACCTTTACGGCGTGGCGCTATGCGAAGCCTGAGGATGTGGCCTATTATATCAATCCGGCCAATTTCTCGGTTGATTCAGCGGAATATTATCAATTTCTCTTACTCTCGAAAAATACCGGCGCTTCTGCAGCTGAGCTGAATCAGAAGATTCTAGCAGGCAAAGGAATTCTCGAGGGCATGGGGCAGGCCTTTGTCGAAGCCAGTGTGAAGGAAAAGATTAATGAGCTGTACTTGATTTCCCACGCCCTGCTGGAAACGGGTAATGGAACATCGCAGCTGGCCACAGGTGTGCTAGTGGAATCTGTCGATGGCGTACCGGTTGAGCCAAAGGTGGTATATAACATGTTTGGTATTCAGGCAAGAGATGTGGACCCGATTCGTCTTGGTGCAGAATATGCCTACCAAAACGGCTGGTTCACACCAGAAGCGGCAATCATCGGCGGTGCGAAGTTTATTGGGGAAAAATACATTCATAATCCAACCTATCAGCAGGATACGCTCTATGAAATGAGATGGAATCCGCACAAGCCTGGCACCCATCAGTATGCAACCGACATTGGCTGGGCAGCCAAGCAGGTCAAGAATTTGAAAAAGCTCTATGATTCATTAAGCTGGTATACGCTGCATTTTGATGTACCAGTGTTTAAATAA